Proteins encoded in a region of the Ruegeria sp. AD91A genome:
- a CDS encoding translocation/assembly module TamB domain-containing protein, whose protein sequence is MRRYLSYPLLIGALAFVPVAGHPQEDEGGSMIERFLQDTLSGDDQNVTVKGLQGALSSRATIAEITVADDEGVWLTIKDAELDWNRLALIRGRFSVNALTAHEIDVARAPGTTTKDTPPPTAETKGFQLPELPVAIEIGEIRIDELALGQPLIGVAAELAVNGNLSLVDGTLDTNLDITRLDRAGDEIKLTAGFQNSDSQIDLDLQVTEAAGGLISAALKIPDSPPIGLTAKGSGPVTDFTADIGLSSDSQPRVTGQVRLRSAPTAAASAEEGIAFTADLGGDLTPFVADNMDTFFGAKTRLYVDGRTLPDGALTISDLELTSQALKLEGQLELAAGGQLQLAALQGRITPPEGQSVVLPVSGGDTSIGAAQISALFDEKNGNLWDLSLTAKAVKTEQLDVQRAQVSAQGTLEQGDALSFDGDLQAALDGIKMADSGLNAAVGSRITLDGTFEYGSDQSLNLTGFELVGLDYDLGIDALISGLSTGLAVDGTATLEATDLSRFSELAKLELGGQVSARLTGQGSPLEGSFDGKLEVEGTDLSSGRDDIDPVIRGKTTITLDAKRGADGVTVRDFTLIGDTLRAQVDGTVTTPDGNVAIDGQATVNSRDLSVFSGLANRELGGAVQAKLNGKGTVQTLEFDGTASVSGRDIKTGLAEIDPLLAGRNEITFDGALSQERIVIRDATVNGSALTAKASATIDDPKSALAIDGQANLNIPDLSLFSGLAKRDLAGAIRADVAGKGAVGSMAFDVIGNLAADDIKTGIDAVDDLIQGRTNLTVDAVNNDEGLNIRTFQLIGTALSANASGKLDRNAGGLDFSAKLDDLGRLSQTLSGPLSLSGNVAPTGSGLEGTARLDGPDSSYASLQGTVDRNGSADVDFDAKLNQIERFVPEFPGTVAATGTAQRDNGVWTIDAKAQGPADIDTTLAGTFDETSGQADLTAQGGINLGIANVFITPNKIDGSARFNLALKGAPTLASLSGSVTTSGTSLAIPGAGQTITGISGQVDLAQSRATITLNGGVRAGGSFSVNGPVDLTPPFNAQITTTLNNLVLTDQLLYETTLNGQIAMTGALAGNSSLAGQITFDETNINLAAASGAVGAAPIPDIQHINESHPGFVTRERAGLVVIEGSEKSASRIALDISLLAPKAVFVTGRGVNAELGGRILIGGTTASVVPSGQIELIRGNFDILGRRLALTKGIVTLQGDLTPYIEFESSASTSDGTATIEIAGPLDSPEVNVFSDPERPAEEALAMLLFGNRFSEISPFLIAQMAASLAQLSGAGGDATKGLRDSTGVDTVDIGASEGGAGRLGAGAYLGENLYTDFTVNTEGDTEVNLNLDVTDSFTVRGTVDGRGETGVGLFFERDY, encoded by the coding sequence TTGAGACGATACCTTTCATACCCTCTGTTGATCGGCGCGCTGGCATTCGTGCCGGTGGCCGGACATCCGCAGGAAGATGAAGGCGGCAGCATGATCGAGCGGTTCCTACAGGATACCCTGTCGGGCGACGATCAGAACGTCACCGTCAAAGGCTTGCAAGGTGCGCTAAGTTCACGCGCCACGATTGCCGAGATCACAGTTGCAGATGACGAAGGAGTCTGGCTTACCATCAAGGATGCCGAACTGGACTGGAACCGACTGGCTTTGATCCGTGGGCGGTTCTCGGTCAATGCTTTGACTGCGCACGAGATCGACGTCGCCCGCGCGCCGGGCACCACCACCAAGGATACGCCGCCGCCGACCGCAGAAACAAAAGGCTTCCAACTGCCTGAACTACCCGTTGCCATCGAAATCGGCGAAATCCGCATCGACGAGCTGGCTTTGGGCCAGCCTCTGATCGGAGTGGCCGCGGAATTGGCGGTCAATGGCAACCTGTCACTTGTCGACGGGACGCTGGACACCAATCTGGATATTACCCGGCTGGATCGGGCCGGTGATGAAATCAAGTTGACTGCGGGCTTTCAGAATTCAGACAGCCAGATCGATCTTGACCTTCAGGTGACAGAGGCAGCGGGCGGTCTGATCTCGGCCGCTCTGAAAATTCCGGACAGTCCGCCGATTGGATTGACCGCGAAAGGGTCCGGACCGGTGACCGACTTCACAGCAGATATCGGCCTCAGCAGCGATAGTCAGCCTCGGGTGACAGGGCAGGTACGGTTGCGCTCGGCCCCGACTGCGGCGGCAAGCGCGGAAGAGGGTATTGCCTTTACCGCCGATCTCGGCGGTGATCTGACACCATTTGTAGCCGACAATATGGATACATTCTTCGGCGCCAAAACACGGCTGTATGTGGATGGGCGGACGCTGCCCGACGGTGCGCTGACCATCAGTGATCTGGAACTCACCTCGCAAGCGCTGAAACTTGAGGGTCAGCTGGAACTGGCAGCGGGTGGTCAGCTTCAACTGGCGGCCCTTCAGGGGCGAATTACTCCGCCAGAAGGGCAAAGCGTTGTTCTGCCTGTCTCAGGCGGCGACACATCCATTGGAGCGGCACAGATTTCCGCGCTGTTCGACGAAAAGAACGGCAACCTTTGGGATCTGAGCCTGACCGCGAAGGCCGTGAAAACCGAACAGCTCGACGTGCAGCGCGCGCAAGTCTCGGCGCAGGGAACCCTGGAACAGGGTGATGCCCTGAGCTTCGACGGCGATCTGCAAGCCGCTCTGGACGGTATCAAAATGGCTGACTCCGGGCTGAATGCAGCAGTGGGCAGCCGCATTACTCTGGATGGCACCTTCGAATATGGCAGTGACCAATCCCTCAACCTGACCGGGTTCGAACTGGTCGGTTTGGACTACGATTTGGGCATCGACGCATTGATCAGCGGCCTGTCCACCGGGTTGGCCGTCGACGGCACCGCCACTCTAGAAGCCACGGACTTGTCCCGATTTTCGGAACTGGCCAAGCTGGAGCTGGGCGGTCAGGTCTCTGCCCGACTGACTGGTCAGGGTTCACCACTGGAAGGCAGTTTCGACGGCAAACTGGAGGTCGAGGGCACTGACCTCTCTTCCGGGCGTGATGACATCGATCCGGTGATCCGGGGAAAAACAACGATTACGCTCGACGCCAAGCGCGGCGCAGATGGTGTAACCGTCCGTGATTTTACCCTGATCGGGGATACCTTGCGCGCGCAGGTCGATGGCACGGTAACGACACCTGATGGCAACGTGGCTATCGATGGTCAGGCAACGGTCAATTCCCGGGACCTTTCAGTGTTCTCAGGCCTTGCCAACCGCGAGCTTGGGGGTGCAGTGCAAGCGAAACTGAACGGAAAGGGAACCGTTCAGACGCTGGAGTTTGACGGCACAGCCAGCGTGTCCGGCCGGGACATCAAAACCGGCCTGGCCGAGATTGATCCGCTGTTGGCCGGTCGCAACGAGATCACGTTCGACGGTGCGCTGAGCCAGGAACGGATTGTGATCCGCGACGCGACGGTGAACGGTTCTGCCCTGACCGCCAAAGCCTCTGCCACCATAGACGACCCAAAGAGTGCTTTGGCTATTGACGGACAAGCCAATCTGAACATCCCGGACCTTTCGCTGTTTTCAGGCCTTGCCAAACGCGATCTGGCAGGAGCGATCCGTGCGGATGTTGCCGGCAAGGGCGCGGTCGGCAGCATGGCGTTCGACGTAATAGGCAATTTGGCTGCGGACGATATCAAAACCGGAATCGATGCCGTAGACGACCTGATCCAGGGGCGAACGAATCTGACCGTGGACGCGGTGAATAACGACGAAGGCCTGAACATCCGCACGTTCCAACTGATTGGAACCGCCCTGTCGGCAAATGCATCAGGAAAGTTGGACCGAAACGCTGGCGGATTGGACTTTTCCGCCAAATTGGATGACCTCGGCCGCCTGTCGCAAACCTTGTCCGGCCCGCTTAGCCTGAGCGGGAACGTCGCTCCAACCGGTTCTGGGCTAGAAGGCACTGCCCGTCTGGACGGACCAGACAGCTCATACGCCAGCCTTCAGGGAACAGTTGACCGGAATGGGTCTGCCGACGTCGACTTTGACGCCAAACTAAACCAGATTGAGCGGTTTGTTCCAGAGTTCCCCGGCACCGTTGCAGCAACAGGGACGGCCCAGCGCGACAATGGAGTCTGGACGATCGACGCCAAGGCGCAAGGGCCCGCGGACATAGACACCACGTTGGCCGGCACCTTTGACGAAACTAGCGGTCAGGCGGATCTGACAGCTCAGGGCGGCATCAACCTTGGAATCGCGAATGTATTTATCACACCCAACAAGATCGACGGATCGGCGCGCTTCAATCTTGCCCTCAAGGGCGCGCCTACGCTGGCGTCACTGAGCGGATCGGTCACCACTTCGGGCACATCGCTTGCCATTCCGGGTGCGGGTCAAACCATTACCGGGATCAGTGGTCAGGTGGATCTGGCCCAAAGCCGCGCAACCATCACACTGAATGGCGGAGTTCGGGCGGGCGGCAGCTTTAGCGTCAACGGACCTGTAGACCTGACCCCTCCGTTCAACGCCCAGATCACCACCACCCTGAACAACCTCGTGCTGACGGATCAGTTGCTGTATGAAACCACCCTGAACGGCCAGATTGCTATGACCGGGGCTTTGGCCGGAAACAGTTCTTTGGCCGGGCAGATCACGTTTGACGAGACCAACATCAACCTTGCAGCCGCGTCCGGCGCGGTAGGCGCGGCACCTATCCCGGATATCCAGCACATCAACGAAAGTCATCCCGGTTTCGTCACGCGAGAGCGTGCCGGATTGGTTGTGATCGAAGGATCCGAGAAAAGCGCGTCCCGGATTGCGCTGGATATTAGCCTGCTTGCACCCAAGGCGGTTTTTGTCACAGGGCGAGGCGTGAATGCAGAACTGGGCGGTCGGATTCTCATCGGGGGCACCACAGCCTCTGTTGTTCCGTCCGGTCAGATCGAACTGATCCGGGGGAATTTCGACATTCTGGGCCGCAGGTTGGCACTGACAAAGGGGATTGTCACACTACAGGGTGACCTGACACCGTATATCGAGTTCGAGTCTTCGGCCAGCACGTCCGACGGCACAGCGACAATCGAAATTGCAGGCCCGCTGGATTCACCTGAGGTCAATGTGTTTTCCGATCCCGAACGTCCGGCTGAAGAAGCGCTGGCGATGCTGCTTTTCGGGAACCGGTTTTCAGAAATCTCGCCGTTCCTGATCGCGCAGATGGCGGCATCACTGGCGCAGCTTAGCGGTGCGGGAGGTGATGCAACGAAAGGCCTGCGCGATTCCACCGGAGTGGATACGGTTGACATCGGTGCTTCGGAAGGCGGCGCGGGCCGTTTGGGCGCTGGCGCGTATCTGGGTGAAAACCTTTATACAGACTTCACTGTGAACACCGAAGGCGACACCGAAGTGAACTTGAATCTCGATGTTACCGACAGTTTCACAGTACGTGGTACCGTCGATGGTCGTGGCGAGACAGGCGTGGGTTTATTCTTCGAACGCGATTACTAA
- a CDS encoding NAD(P)H-dependent oxidoreductase subunit E, with protein sequence MAPLDTKPSVAPKGVWKSGKGKGRHTPKGRQFTDEAQAEIHRLLGDRPRRRDLLIEFLHLIQDEHGHISADHIAALAVEMRIGQAEIYETATFYAHFDVVKEGETPPPALTIRVCDSLSCEMAGAQQLQKALKDGLDPTEVRVVRAPCMGRCDTAPVLEIGHNHIDHANPDKVQAAIAADDTHAHLPDYEAFAAYEANGGYATLKELRDGGNWENVQEVVLSSGLRGLGGAGFPSGKKWGFVRMNEGPRYLAVNGDEGEPGTFKDRYYLERTPHVFLEGMLIAAWAVEAETCFIYMRDEYPAVLEILRREIAALEDAGIVEPGYIDLRRGAGAYICGEESAMIESIEGKKGLPRHRPPFVAQVGVFGRPTLVHNVETLYWVSKICREGPEILNSVEKNGRKGLRSYSVSGRVAKPSVYLLPAGSTILDVIDAAGGMVEGHVFKAYQPGGPSSGLLPSSIDDIPLDFDTLQPLGTFIGSAAVVVLSDQDTARDAALNMLRFFEDESCGQCTPCRAGCEKAVKLMQADKWDKNLLEDLCQVMGDASICGLGQAAPNPIRLVMKHFADEI encoded by the coding sequence ATGGCACCATTAGACACCAAGCCATCAGTCGCACCCAAGGGCGTCTGGAAGTCAGGTAAAGGCAAGGGGCGACACACGCCCAAAGGTCGTCAGTTCACGGATGAGGCGCAGGCTGAAATTCACCGCCTGCTGGGCGACCGTCCGCGCCGCCGCGATCTGCTGATCGAATTCCTGCATTTGATTCAGGATGAACACGGCCATATCAGTGCCGACCATATTGCCGCGCTGGCGGTCGAGATGCGGATCGGTCAGGCGGAAATCTACGAGACCGCGACGTTCTACGCTCATTTCGACGTGGTGAAAGAAGGCGAGACTCCTCCGCCTGCGCTGACCATTCGCGTCTGTGATTCCCTGTCCTGCGAAATGGCGGGCGCCCAACAACTGCAAAAGGCACTGAAAGACGGTCTGGACCCGACCGAAGTCCGTGTGGTCCGCGCGCCCTGCATGGGCCGCTGTGACACAGCGCCGGTGCTGGAGATCGGTCACAACCATATCGACCATGCCAACCCCGATAAGGTGCAGGCCGCGATTGCTGCGGATGACACCCATGCCCATCTGCCCGACTACGAAGCTTTCGCAGCGTATGAGGCAAATGGCGGTTACGCCACGCTGAAAGAACTGCGTGACGGCGGCAATTGGGAGAATGTACAGGAAGTTGTCCTGTCCTCGGGCCTGCGCGGTCTGGGCGGTGCGGGCTTCCCGTCGGGCAAAAAATGGGGCTTTGTTCGCATGAACGAAGGTCCGCGCTATCTGGCCGTCAATGGCGACGAGGGCGAGCCCGGCACCTTCAAAGACCGCTATTACCTGGAACGCACACCGCATGTCTTCCTTGAAGGCATGTTGATCGCCGCCTGGGCGGTCGAGGCCGAGACCTGCTTTATCTATATGCGCGACGAATACCCTGCGGTTCTGGAAATTCTGCGCCGCGAGATCGCCGCGCTGGAAGATGCCGGAATTGTTGAGCCTGGCTATATCGATCTGCGCCGTGGCGCTGGCGCCTATATCTGCGGTGAAGAATCCGCGATGATCGAGTCGATCGAAGGCAAAAAAGGCCTGCCGCGTCACCGACCGCCCTTCGTGGCGCAGGTCGGCGTGTTTGGACGCCCGACGCTGGTGCACAACGTGGAAACGCTCTACTGGGTGTCCAAGATCTGCCGGGAAGGTCCGGAAATCCTCAATTCGGTTGAAAAGAATGGCCGCAAGGGGCTGCGCAGTTATTCGGTCTCGGGCCGGGTGGCGAAACCCAGCGTCTACCTGCTGCCGGCAGGGTCGACCATTCTTGACGTGATTGATGCTGCCGGGGGCATGGTCGAAGGTCATGTGTTCAAGGCGTATCAACCGGGCGGGCCGTCGTCAGGTCTTCTCCCCTCCAGCATCGACGACATCCCGCTCGACTTTGACACCCTACAGCCGCTGGGCACGTTCATCGGGTCTGCTGCGGTTGTGGTTCTGTCCGATCAGGACACGGCCCGCGATGCGGCGCTGAACATGTTGCGATTCTTCGAGGACGAAAGCTGCGGCCAGTGCACCCCCTGTCGGGCGGGTTGCGAAAAGGCGGTCAAGCTGATGCAGGCCGACAAGTGGGATAAGAACCTGCTGGAAGATCTGTGTCAGGTCATGGGCGACGCCTCGATCTGTGGTCTGGGGCAGGCGGCCCCGAACCCGATCCGTCTGGTCATGAAACATTTCGCTGACGAAATCTGA
- a CDS encoding autotransporter assembly complex family protein → MAAVVTLAPTTLVALETSLSAPGASKELVERLEKTSSVTTAEERGLDTPLEILSAALSDYRTIVQILYDEGYFSPVVSIKLDGQEAAELSSLTVPAQINRAAITVETGPSFNFGTAIVQPLAPDTELPEDFASGKLATTGAIQQASSAGVQGWRNAGHAKASVAGQTIIARHAQARLDAQIDLDPGRRLTFGRMFIKGDSDVRHRSIEKIAGFPSGEVYSPEKIQKVGTRLRRTGTFNVVSLQERETPNPDGTLDFDATFEDLPKRRLTFGVELASRDGVDVTATWTHRNMFRRAERLRFEAAVRNIGGAEDIDGRIGLRLDQPDRLGPDDNTFWSTLLERRNTENYNVTVASLAYGARRTFSDSLYAEASAGFQWSDADDAYGSGRKFRYFILPFRSEWDQRDSKVSATRGFYLDSQVMPFVGISGTDTGIRLFFDGRAYTSLGTGGRIVLAGRAQLGSVIGPPADGVTPDFLFFSGGAGTVRGQPYESLGIPVGTGIAGGKSFIGLSGEIRGKVTDSLSLVGFYDYGVVDTSSFIGSGAEDHSGAGIGVRYDLGGFGPLRFDLAYPVSGPTGDGLQFYIGIGQAF, encoded by the coding sequence ATGGCCGCAGTTGTGACTTTGGCCCCAACCACACTGGTGGCGCTGGAAACCTCACTCTCTGCCCCCGGCGCATCGAAAGAACTGGTTGAACGCCTCGAAAAGACATCCTCAGTAACGACGGCTGAAGAACGTGGCCTCGACACCCCGCTTGAAATCCTCTCAGCGGCTTTGTCGGATTACCGAACGATTGTACAAATCCTGTACGACGAAGGGTATTTCAGTCCGGTCGTCAGCATCAAGCTTGATGGACAGGAAGCGGCCGAACTGAGCTCTCTCACGGTGCCTGCACAAATCAACCGTGCTGCGATTACCGTTGAAACCGGGCCAAGCTTCAATTTCGGCACCGCCATTGTTCAGCCCCTGGCCCCCGACACGGAGCTGCCCGAAGACTTTGCCTCTGGGAAACTGGCGACAACCGGAGCCATTCAACAGGCCTCCTCGGCCGGTGTTCAGGGCTGGAGGAACGCTGGTCATGCAAAAGCCAGTGTTGCGGGTCAGACAATCATCGCGCGCCACGCACAAGCCCGCCTGGATGCCCAGATCGACCTTGATCCCGGACGCAGGCTGACATTTGGCAGAATGTTTATCAAAGGCGATTCAGATGTGCGTCACAGGTCCATCGAAAAGATCGCCGGGTTCCCCAGTGGAGAGGTATATTCGCCCGAGAAAATTCAGAAGGTTGGAACACGATTGCGCCGGACCGGTACGTTCAACGTGGTCTCGCTGCAGGAACGAGAGACCCCAAACCCCGATGGCACACTGGATTTCGATGCCACGTTCGAAGACTTGCCCAAACGTCGGTTGACCTTTGGTGTGGAACTGGCCTCTCGCGATGGTGTTGATGTGACCGCGACATGGACCCATCGCAACATGTTCAGGCGCGCAGAACGTCTGCGCTTCGAAGCGGCGGTTCGAAATATTGGTGGTGCCGAGGATATCGATGGCCGGATCGGGCTGCGTCTGGATCAACCTGACCGGCTTGGCCCCGATGACAACACCTTCTGGAGCACCCTGCTGGAACGCCGCAACACGGAAAACTATAATGTGACGGTGGCTTCGCTGGCCTATGGTGCGCGCCGAACGTTTTCAGACAGTCTCTACGCCGAGGCATCGGCCGGATTTCAGTGGTCGGACGCGGACGATGCATATGGCAGCGGGCGCAAGTTCAGGTATTTCATCCTGCCGTTCCGATCCGAATGGGACCAACGCGACAGCAAAGTCAGCGCCACGCGCGGATTCTATCTGGACTCGCAAGTCATGCCCTTTGTCGGAATTTCCGGTACGGATACCGGCATCCGCCTTTTCTTTGATGGGCGGGCCTATACCAGCCTGGGGACAGGGGGGCGGATCGTTTTGGCCGGTCGCGCGCAACTGGGATCCGTGATTGGCCCACCCGCCGATGGCGTCACACCTGACTTTCTGTTCTTCTCGGGCGGCGCGGGAACCGTGCGCGGGCAGCCGTATGAAAGTCTCGGCATTCCGGTCGGGACCGGCATCGCGGGCGGTAAGTCGTTTATTGGCTTGTCCGGTGAGATCCGTGGCAAGGTAACCGACAGCCTGTCATTGGTCGGATTTTATGACTACGGTGTTGTCGACACGTCGTCCTTTATCGGCAGCGGCGCAGAAGACCACTCTGGCGCTGGTATTGGCGTAAGATATGATCTGGGCGGGTTTGGCCCCCTGCGCTTTGATCTGGCCTATCCTGTCAGCGGTCCCACCGGGGACGGGCTACAGTTCTACATCGGGATCGGACAGGCGTTTTGA
- the fdhF gene encoding formate dehydrogenase subunit alpha — protein MLDASPTKTVTFNLNGDDVTVPEGTTIWDAANGRGLVIPHLCHKPAPGYKPDGNCRACMVEVEGERTLVASCIRPAADGMVVKTDTDRAEKSRAMVMELLVADQPEQPHDASSHFWDMARLNDVSDSRFPAKEAEKIPLLDDSHVAMRVNLDACINCNLCVRACRDVQVNDVIGMAGRGHTSQVVFDQNDPMGDSTCVACGECVQACPTGALMPATVLDDQQQGDSRDYDSETESVCPFCGVGCKVSLKVKDGKVKYVEGINGPANEGRLCVKGRFGFDYIHHPHRLTKPLIRREDAPEKGLNVDPGKIGTHFREATWEEAMDLAATRLMALRDENPLSIAGFGSAKCTNEEAYLFQKFIRQGFKHNNVDHCTRLCHASSVAALIENVGSGAVTATFNEIENADVAIIIGSNPIENHPVAATYFKQFAKRGGKLIVMDPRGVGMRKFADEMLQFRPGADVSMLNAIMNVIVEEELYDSQYIHRWTENWEAEKEHLRQFTPEAMAPICGIEPDQLRRVARTFAQAKAGLIFWGMGVSQHIHGTDNSRCLISLALMTGNVGKPGAGLHPLRGQNNVQGASDAGLIPMFLPDYKTVTDDGIRAQFTNVWKSDDFSNEKGLTVTEIIDQAYAGNIKGMYIQGENPAMSDPDVGHAREALAKLDLMIVQDIFLTETANYADIILPASALYEKNGTVSNTNRQVQRVRPAVAPPGEAREDWKITVELAQRIGLNWDYTDVSEVFAEMKLTMESLDNITWERLETETITYPALSETDPGQSIVFGDGFPRAGGKARFTPASVIPPDEAPDDEYPMIATTGRQLEHWHTGSMTRRAKVLDAVEPEANCSMNPRTLKLMRIEPGEMIRLTTRRGSIEIMVRADRAIAEDMVFIPFAYVEAAANILTNSAIDPYGKIPEFKFSAIRVEKIEDAIAAE, from the coding sequence ATGCTTGATGCAAGCCCAACCAAGACCGTCACCTTCAACCTGAATGGCGATGACGTCACCGTGCCCGAAGGCACCACCATCTGGGACGCGGCCAATGGCCGTGGACTGGTTATTCCGCATCTGTGTCACAAACCGGCACCGGGTTACAAACCCGATGGCAACTGCCGCGCCTGTATGGTCGAGGTGGAAGGCGAGCGTACTCTGGTCGCCTCGTGCATCCGTCCGGCTGCTGACGGGATGGTCGTCAAGACTGACACCGACCGCGCCGAGAAATCCCGTGCGATGGTCATGGAACTGCTGGTGGCTGACCAGCCCGAGCAACCCCATGACGCATCCAGCCATTTCTGGGACATGGCCAGGCTGAACGATGTCAGCGACAGCCGCTTCCCGGCAAAAGAGGCCGAGAAGATCCCGCTGTTGGATGACAGCCACGTTGCGATGCGCGTCAATCTGGATGCCTGCATCAACTGCAACCTCTGCGTCCGTGCCTGCCGCGATGTGCAGGTGAATGACGTGATCGGCATGGCTGGCCGCGGCCACACCTCTCAGGTGGTGTTCGACCAGAACGACCCGATGGGCGATTCAACCTGTGTCGCTTGTGGTGAATGTGTTCAGGCCTGCCCGACAGGAGCGCTCATGCCTGCAACCGTGCTGGACGACCAACAGCAGGGGGACAGCAGAGATTACGACTCTGAGACCGAAAGCGTCTGCCCGTTCTGTGGCGTAGGCTGCAAGGTTTCGCTGAAGGTCAAGGACGGCAAGGTCAAGTATGTCGAGGGCATCAACGGCCCGGCAAACGAAGGCCGTTTGTGCGTCAAAGGCCGCTTTGGGTTCGACTACATCCACCACCCGCACCGCCTGACCAAGCCGTTGATCCGGCGCGAGGACGCGCCCGAGAAGGGGCTGAACGTCGATCCCGGTAAAATCGGCACCCATTTCCGCGAAGCGACATGGGAAGAGGCGATGGATCTGGCCGCAACCAGGCTGATGGCCCTGCGCGACGAAAACCCGCTTTCGATTGCTGGCTTTGGTTCGGCCAAATGCACCAACGAAGAAGCTTATCTGTTTCAGAAGTTCATCCGTCAAGGGTTCAAGCACAACAACGTCGACCACTGCACCCGTTTGTGTCACGCATCGTCTGTGGCCGCTCTGATCGAGAACGTCGGCTCGGGCGCCGTGACCGCGACCTTCAACGAGATCGAAAACGCGGATGTGGCGATCATCATCGGGTCGAACCCGATCGAGAACCACCCCGTTGCCGCGACCTATTTCAAGCAGTTCGCCAAACGCGGCGGCAAGTTGATCGTGATGGACCCGCGCGGCGTTGGTATGCGCAAGTTTGCCGACGAAATGCTGCAATTCCGCCCGGGCGCGGATGTCTCGATGCTGAACGCGATCATGAACGTGATCGTCGAGGAAGAGCTGTATGACAGCCAGTATATCCACCGCTGGACCGAGAACTGGGAAGCCGAGAAAGAGCACCTGCGCCAGTTCACGCCCGAGGCGATGGCGCCGATCTGTGGCATCGAACCGGATCAGTTGCGCCGCGTTGCGCGCACCTTTGCACAAGCCAAGGCTGGTCTGATCTTCTGGGGCATGGGCGTCAGCCAGCACATCCACGGCACAGATAACTCACGCTGCCTGATCTCGCTGGCTCTGATGACCGGGAACGTCGGCAAACCCGGCGCGGGTCTGCACCCTCTGCGGGGCCAGAACAACGTGCAGGGCGCGTCAGACGCGGGTCTGATCCCGATGTTCCTGCCGGATTACAAAACGGTTACGGACGATGGCATTCGTGCGCAATTCACCAATGTCTGGAAATCGGATGATTTCTCGAACGAGAAGGGCCTGACCGTCACAGAGATCATCGACCAAGCCTATGCGGGCAACATCAAGGGCATGTACATTCAAGGTGAAAACCCGGCCATGTCCGATCCGGATGTTGGCCACGCACGTGAAGCGCTGGCCAAGCTGGACCTGATGATCGTGCAGGACATCTTCCTGACCGAAACCGCGAACTATGCGGACATCATCCTGCCGGCCTCGGCGCTGTATGAAAAGAACGGCACGGTGTCGAACACCAACCGTCAGGTTCAGCGTGTCCGTCCGGCCGTGGCACCTCCGGGTGAGGCACGCGAGGATTGGAAGATCACAGTCGAACTGGCACAGCGGATCGGTCTGAACTGGGATTACACCGATGTGTCTGAGGTCTTTGCCGAGATGAAACTGACCATGGAATCGCTGGACAATATCACGTGGGAACGGCTGGAAACCGAGACGATCACCTATCCGGCGCTCAGCGAAACCGATCCCGGCCAGTCTATCGTGTTCGGTGATGGTTTCCCTCGTGCGGGCGGCAAGGCAAGGTTCACACCGGCCAGCGTCATCCCGCCCGATGAGGCGCCCGATGACGAATACCCGATGATTGCCACCACTGGCCGTCAGCTGGAACATTGGCACACCGGATCGATGACCCGCCGCGCCAAGGTTCTTGACGCGGTTGAGCCCGAGGCCAACTGCTCGATGAACCCGCGTACACTGAAGCTGATGCGAATCGAACCGGGTGAAATGATCCGCCTGACCACGCGTCGTGGTTCGATTGAAATCATGGTGCGCGCCGATCGGGCAATTGCCGAAGACATGGTGTTCATTCCGTTTGCATATGTCGAAGCGGCAGCGAATATCCTGACGAACTCGGCCATCGACCCTTACGGCAAGATCCCCGAGTTCAAGTTCTCGGCCATTCGTGTCGAAAAGATCGAGGATGCGATCGCAGCGGAATGA